In Gemmata obscuriglobus, a single genomic region encodes these proteins:
- a CDS encoding phage portal protein family protein produces MPSVLSRLASLFPAYRRTYAPAVATPEERAARIISAAKAQIEQSRRRPRPSSDEKVPVNYSGGIAGKVWFHPYLDSGTRDTPEIRAAMRLMRRSPWVATAWEPAILTVAAEDWQVQASEPGNPESEEQADAFKAMIEDYLAGGIISVVRAVCAPLGSEGHSLAEPVWNPGRQGKLAKHIVCTKLSAKDTDDTCGDVRLGGDPFGNVKWVQARRAPEQPAYPIEDFVFSRYMTVFDEPLGLAAYRPAYGAWWMLDTVDKLRVIHHEKRMAGMLMGTYQSDDDKPALEDALRKAKSATWIAVPEGVRIEAINLSAASEPDYKSFAESKRDEVVSGITFATLQSLVSAAPELRGDSKVQKSIADLVPWLLMALVTDAVNKQLAPKFVDFNYPYPAGGAYPKLTFGAASNQELLELLQVVQGAQAIGFTGPNALSKKHYAKAFSLQLADPNDPDDALQLPGPSADPMGGMGMGGMGMGGEFPPDPSMGDPALLPPGDPSAGGGAAVPFAEQRVHVFGWDDWKQTNTPAGPRMVSASGKRSLTLESFQRLSSRTRAGGALPKARAAGPAAPVRAPAPPPAPAAPKPPAAPKPPNPPTAPAAPAAPAPAAPAPKTARGTLAARRAAAAAGRGAKAAARRAGDAAALGLAGGSSTVQGAGWAAEKLGQAIRRVPLLDSVGAPLERFGKALKDEARSIAIQAMIRGQKGAATRKAVKRVLKAAAPDFYRNYKIHGLGKALVMEAGTLALSFTLGTAAVGGALALAGLAGAPGVAGLAIGTAAGKGLTATALLGAGAKTYLSGAVSGLIRKAVQAPFYGRWNNLRGTRGAGTAVRKADAAMEARRAQELGTNSGGLLSRAKRALLLKTRGPKAVARAEARAKLKAARAGMVAGPSAAVGAARNANNRAGGRDFYRGPGQASQRKFFAEAAGDDPLGFVVAFREQAERALGHPIDLTDEQLAALLADLLEYLDEATAAALDEDAPAQAESFADRAEGLGLAWDVFGWQPARTRSGGVKAVGTAEHQGQVLYGDRARAALERQAGVGRRATAPRTLTFETVGPRGGVKRTVERGVSPERAREVVAQQARRDAQDGPPDPRTPRLVKINRTRIRKAVTAQAAELAPAAARAGSDPAAAAKVADAGKQAVTHAAAELKKLGPLPEVVRPVIRSTWLDAARGMPKGQRKEVGNLLEDTLGRDVDAAGDLALKLGGYLAKLPAGGAKLVVGALGRFAGGLVRAAVKAPRTVRRLAGEVVGDVVRAGAHDRQTASNLISGAAGAVTAAGRAALAVPRTLAGHAADAAVSTAVGTGQGLLALARETLRLTPKAVRAGWGAAKWLANSRLGRAARPFLWWGAALVGGAAVMAAPVLAAGAGLIPPLAGFLAAPAAVAGTVYLGRKIGRKAADAGMRATGNDEVVPHSERVHAFAWHEWTRQGDRMVSPSGKRSLTLDAFQKLSARRGGTPAPGAVAAGAPGRSPFAPPASPQPGRVYQVAPGRVAVDPGRFQFKLNTNARGVGAELAHVTTFDPELAGVLAVWKDPADGKTYVVNGHHRLDLANRTGARDVSVRYVTARTAAEARAKGALINIAEGRGTAVDAAKFLRDTGRSAADLAAAGISLKGQVARDAADLVKLAPDLFRQVAHGSLDPDRAAAVARHLDDHLDQQRLLSALVKQEERTGRAAGPRVVEAMAQEMRDAPKVSRTQESLFGPIEQDESVYFHRAELKAYVRAELAKEAKDFRLGASVRRAQALESVAGNRLATEQNRTIADKADAALDDFDRGARLKGPLSDLLNEYAVHYADATNAGRSQLRAKTLAAVRNVLSGNDPGAAPVVAKRGPGLFD; encoded by the coding sequence GTGCCGTCCGTCCTGTCCCGCCTCGCGAGCCTGTTCCCCGCGTACCGCCGCACCTACGCCCCGGCCGTGGCCACGCCCGAGGAGCGGGCCGCCCGCATCATCTCCGCGGCCAAGGCCCAGATCGAGCAGTCCCGCCGGCGGCCGCGCCCGTCGTCGGACGAGAAGGTGCCGGTCAACTACAGCGGCGGGATCGCCGGCAAGGTGTGGTTCCACCCGTACCTGGACTCGGGCACCCGGGACACGCCCGAGATCCGCGCCGCCATGCGGCTCATGCGCCGCAGCCCGTGGGTCGCGACGGCCTGGGAGCCGGCGATCCTGACGGTCGCGGCCGAGGACTGGCAGGTGCAGGCGTCGGAGCCGGGGAACCCGGAGAGCGAGGAGCAGGCGGACGCGTTCAAGGCGATGATCGAGGACTACCTGGCGGGCGGCATCATCTCGGTCGTGCGGGCCGTCTGCGCCCCGCTCGGGAGCGAGGGGCACTCGCTCGCCGAGCCCGTCTGGAACCCCGGCCGGCAGGGGAAGCTCGCGAAGCACATCGTCTGCACCAAGCTGTCGGCCAAGGACACCGACGACACGTGCGGCGACGTGCGGCTGGGCGGGGACCCCTTCGGCAACGTCAAGTGGGTGCAGGCCCGGCGCGCGCCGGAGCAGCCCGCGTACCCCATTGAGGACTTCGTGTTCAGCCGGTACATGACGGTGTTCGACGAGCCGCTCGGGCTCGCCGCGTACCGCCCGGCGTACGGCGCGTGGTGGATGCTGGACACGGTGGACAAGCTCCGCGTGATCCACCACGAGAAGCGCATGGCCGGCATGCTCATGGGCACGTACCAGAGCGACGACGACAAGCCGGCCCTGGAGGACGCGCTGCGGAAGGCCAAGAGCGCCACCTGGATCGCCGTGCCCGAGGGGGTGCGGATCGAGGCGATCAACCTGTCGGCCGCCTCGGAGCCGGACTACAAGAGCTTCGCCGAGAGCAAGCGGGACGAGGTGGTCAGCGGGATCACGTTCGCCACGCTCCAGAGCCTGGTGAGCGCCGCCCCCGAGCTGCGCGGGGACTCGAAGGTCCAGAAGTCGATCGCCGACCTGGTGCCGTGGCTCCTGATGGCGCTGGTGACGGACGCGGTCAACAAGCAGCTGGCCCCCAAGTTCGTCGACTTCAACTACCCGTACCCGGCCGGCGGGGCGTACCCCAAGCTCACGTTCGGGGCCGCCAGCAACCAGGAGCTGCTCGAGCTGCTCCAGGTGGTGCAGGGGGCGCAGGCGATCGGGTTCACCGGCCCGAACGCGCTGTCCAAGAAGCACTACGCGAAGGCGTTCAGCCTCCAGCTCGCGGACCCGAACGACCCCGACGACGCCCTCCAGCTGCCCGGCCCAAGCGCCGACCCGATGGGCGGCATGGGCATGGGCGGCATGGGGATGGGTGGCGAATTCCCGCCCGATCCATCAATGGGCGACCCCGCGCTGCTCCCGCCCGGCGACCCGTCCGCCGGCGGTGGCGCGGCGGTGCCGTTCGCGGAACAGCGGGTGCACGTGTTCGGGTGGGACGACTGGAAGCAGACCAACACGCCCGCCGGCCCGCGCATGGTGAGCGCCAGCGGGAAGCGGTCGCTCACACTCGAGTCGTTCCAGCGGCTCAGCTCCCGGACCCGCGCGGGCGGCGCCCTGCCCAAGGCCCGCGCCGCCGGCCCGGCGGCCCCGGTGCGGGCGCCCGCACCGCCCCCGGCGCCCGCCGCGCCGAAGCCCCCGGCCGCGCCGAAACCGCCGAACCCCCCGACCGCACCGGCCGCGCCCGCTGCTCCCGCCCCTGCTGCCCCCGCGCCGAAGACCGCGCGGGGCACGCTCGCCGCCCGGCGGGCCGCGGCCGCGGCGGGGCGGGGCGCGAAGGCCGCCGCCCGGCGGGCCGGGGACGCGGCCGCGCTCGGGCTGGCCGGCGGCTCGTCCACGGTCCAGGGCGCGGGGTGGGCCGCCGAGAAGCTGGGGCAGGCGATCCGCCGGGTGCCGCTGCTCGACTCCGTCGGCGCGCCCCTCGAGCGGTTCGGCAAGGCCCTCAAGGACGAGGCCCGCTCGATCGCCATCCAGGCCATGATCCGCGGGCAGAAGGGCGCGGCCACCCGGAAGGCGGTCAAGCGGGTGCTCAAGGCCGCGGCCCCGGACTTCTACCGCAACTACAAGATCCACGGGCTGGGCAAGGCGCTGGTGATGGAGGCCGGCACCCTGGCCCTGTCGTTCACCCTCGGCACCGCGGCCGTCGGCGGGGCGCTGGCCCTGGCCGGGCTGGCCGGGGCGCCGGGCGTCGCGGGGCTGGCCATCGGCACCGCCGCGGGCAAGGGCCTGACCGCGACCGCGCTGCTCGGGGCCGGGGCGAAAACGTACCTGTCCGGGGCCGTGTCCGGGCTCATCCGCAAGGCCGTCCAGGCGCCGTTCTACGGCCGCTGGAACAACCTCCGCGGGACGCGCGGGGCCGGCACCGCGGTGCGCAAAGCGGACGCGGCGATGGAGGCCCGCCGCGCCCAGGAGCTCGGCACCAACAGCGGCGGGCTCCTGAGCCGTGCGAAGCGCGCGCTCCTGCTCAAGACCCGCGGGCCGAAGGCGGTGGCCCGCGCGGAGGCCCGGGCCAAGTTGAAGGCCGCCCGGGCGGGGATGGTGGCGGGGCCGAGCGCGGCCGTGGGCGCCGCCCGCAACGCGAACAACCGGGCCGGCGGGCGGGACTTCTACCGCGGCCCGGGGCAGGCGTCGCAGCGGAAGTTCTTCGCCGAGGCCGCGGGCGACGACCCGCTCGGGTTCGTGGTCGCGTTCCGCGAGCAGGCGGAGCGCGCCCTCGGGCACCCGATCGACCTGACCGACGAGCAGCTCGCGGCGCTGCTGGCGGACCTGCTCGAGTACCTGGACGAGGCGACCGCCGCGGCGCTCGACGAGGACGCGCCCGCGCAGGCCGAATCGTTCGCCGACCGGGCGGAAGGCCTCGGGCTGGCGTGGGACGTGTTCGGGTGGCAGCCGGCGCGGACCCGGTCCGGGGGCGTGAAGGCCGTCGGTACCGCGGAGCATCAGGGGCAGGTTCTTTATGGGGACAGGGCCCGGGCCGCGCTCGAGCGCCAGGCCGGCGTGGGCCGCCGGGCCACGGCCCCGCGGACCCTGACGTTCGAGACCGTCGGCCCGCGCGGCGGGGTGAAGCGCACGGTCGAGCGGGGCGTGAGCCCGGAGCGGGCGCGCGAGGTGGTCGCGCAGCAGGCCCGCCGGGACGCCCAGGACGGCCCGCCCGACCCCCGCACGCCGCGGCTCGTGAAGATCAACCGGACCCGGATCCGCAAGGCCGTCACCGCGCAGGCCGCCGAACTCGCCCCGGCCGCCGCCCGGGCGGGGAGCGACCCCGCCGCGGCCGCGAAGGTGGCCGACGCCGGGAAGCAGGCGGTGACGCACGCCGCGGCCGAGTTGAAGAAGCTCGGGCCGCTCCCGGAGGTGGTGCGGCCGGTCATCCGCTCCACGTGGCTCGACGCCGCCCGGGGCATGCCCAAGGGCCAGCGCAAAGAAGTGGGCAACCTCCTGGAGGACACGCTCGGCCGGGACGTGGACGCGGCCGGCGACCTCGCGCTCAAGCTCGGCGGGTATTTGGCCAAGCTGCCCGCCGGCGGGGCGAAGCTGGTGGTCGGGGCGCTGGGGCGGTTCGCCGGCGGGCTGGTGCGGGCGGCGGTCAAGGCCCCCCGGACCGTCCGGCGGCTGGCCGGCGAGGTGGTGGGCGACGTCGTTCGCGCCGGCGCCCACGACCGGCAGACCGCCTCGAACCTGATCTCCGGGGCCGCCGGGGCGGTGACCGCGGCGGGCCGGGCCGCGCTGGCCGTGCCCCGCACCCTGGCCGGGCACGCGGCCGACGCCGCCGTGTCCACCGCCGTCGGCACGGGCCAGGGGCTGCTGGCGCTCGCCCGCGAAACCCTGCGCCTCACCCCGAAGGCGGTCCGGGCCGGCTGGGGCGCGGCCAAATGGCTGGCGAACTCGCGCCTCGGGCGGGCGGCCCGGCCGTTCCTGTGGTGGGGCGCGGCGCTGGTGGGCGGGGCCGCCGTGATGGCCGCGCCGGTGCTGGCCGCCGGGGCCGGGCTGATCCCGCCGCTGGCCGGGTTCCTCGCCGCCCCCGCGGCGGTCGCGGGCACCGTGTACCTGGGCCGCAAGATCGGGCGCAAGGCCGCCGACGCCGGGATGCGGGCCACCGGGAACGACGAGGTGGTGCCCCACTCCGAGCGGGTGCACGCGTTCGCGTGGCACGAGTGGACCCGGCAGGGCGACCGGATGGTGTCGCCGAGCGGGAAGCGGTCCCTGACCCTGGACGCGTTCCAGAAGCTCAGCGCGCGCCGCGGCGGCACCCCGGCTCCGGGGGCCGTCGCGGCGGGGGCACCGGGCCGGTCGCCGTTCGCGCCGCCGGCGAGCCCGCAGCCCGGGCGGGTGTACCAGGTCGCGCCCGGCCGGGTGGCGGTGGACCCGGGCCGGTTCCAGTTCAAGCTGAACACCAACGCCCGGGGCGTCGGCGCCGAGCTCGCGCACGTGACCACGTTCGACCCGGAGCTGGCGGGCGTGCTGGCGGTCTGGAAGGACCCGGCCGACGGGAAGACGTACGTGGTGAACGGGCACCACCGGCTCGACCTCGCGAACCGCACCGGCGCCCGCGACGTGAGCGTCCGGTACGTGACCGCCCGGACCGCCGCGGAGGCCCGGGCCAAGGGGGCGCTGATCAACATCGCCGAGGGCCGGGGCACCGCGGTGGACGCGGCCAAGTTCCTGCGCGACACGGGGCGCTCGGCCGCGGACCTCGCGGCCGCCGGGATCTCGCTCAAGGGGCAGGTGGCGCGCGACGCCGCCGACCTGGTGAAGCTCGCCCCGGATCTGTTCCGCCAGGTGGCCCACGGGTCCCTCGACCCGGACCGGGCGGCCGCGGTGGCCCGGCACCTGGACGACCACCTGGACCAGCAGCGGCTCCTGTCGGCGCTGGTCAAGCAGGAGGAGCGGACCGGGCGGGCGGCCGGCCCGCGGGTGGTCGAGGCGATGGCCCAGGAGATGCGCGACGCCCCGAAGGTGAGCCGCACGCAGGAGTCGCTGTTCGGCCCGATCGAGCAGGACGAGAGCGTCTACTTCCACCGGGCCGAGCTCAAGGCGTACGTGCGGGCCGAGCTGGCGAAGGAGGCCAAGGACTTCCGCCTCGGGGCCAGCGTGCGCCGCGCCCAGGCCCTCGAGTCGGTGGCCGGCAACCGGCTCGCCACCGAGCAGAACCGCACGATCGCCGACAAGGCGGACGCGGCCCTCGACGACTTCGACCGCGGCGCCCGGCTCAAGGGGCCGCTCTCCGACCTCCTGAACGAGTACGCGGTGCACTATGCCGACGCCACCAACGCCGGGCGCTCCCAGCTCCGGGCCAAGACC
- a CDS encoding cyclic-phosphate processing receiver domain-containing protein yields the protein MKVYLDDERPTPPGWVTVRWPDEAIRLLETGRVTELSLDHDLGDDARGTGYAVILWLEEAVAVRGFVPPTITVHTANASARQKMLLGVRSIERLAEQRHAEPGGAPDPAV from the coding sequence GTGAAGGTGTATCTGGACGACGAGCGTCCCACCCCGCCCGGCTGGGTGACCGTCCGCTGGCCGGACGAGGCCATCCGGCTGCTGGAGACCGGCCGGGTCACGGAGCTGAGCCTCGACCACGACCTCGGGGACGACGCTCGGGGCACCGGGTACGCGGTCATCCTGTGGCTCGAGGAGGCGGTGGCCGTCCGCGGGTTCGTTCCGCCGACCATCACCGTCCACACGGCCAACGCCTCGGCCCGGCAAAAGATGCTTCTCGGCGTCCGCAGCATCGAGCGCCTTGCCGAGCAAAGGCACGCCGAACCGGGCGGGGCACCGGACCCGGCGGTGTAG